From a single Salvelinus namaycush isolate Seneca chromosome 14, SaNama_1.0, whole genome shotgun sequence genomic region:
- the spryd4 gene encoding SPRY domain-containing protein 4: MAMSLGLGQYCRLAGRIMGALSRRQTRGTLLPAIRWYITQTAGNNVQFKLDDRTAHSSLDLFKKDTGVIYRILGLDPSHVQQNPERFRDWAVVFGDGRITGGRHYWEVTVKKSSEFRLGVAEAAMSRDDCVGTNRSSWVFGYVQRKWFAMTTNQRVPVPLVGKPDRVGILLDYEAGLIGLVDIPKAKVIHSMRVTFRGPLCPAFGLWDGELLTHSGLEEPEGLK, translated from the exons ATGGCGATGTCCCTTGGCTTGGGACAATATTGTCGCTTGGCAGGACGAATTATGGGCGCATTGTCCCGCAGACAAACGCGTGGGACACTTCTTCCAGCGATAAGATGGTATATTACCCAAACGGCGGGCAATA ACGTGCAGTTTAAGCTGGACGACAGGACCGCCCACAGCAGTCTGGACCTCTTTAAGAAGGACACAGGTGTCATCTATCGCATCCTGGGCCTAGACCCCAGCCATGTCCAACAGAACCCCGAGCGCTTCCGTGATTGGGCCGTGGTGTTCGGAGACGGGCGAATCACAGGCGGCCGCCACTACTGGGAGGTGACAGTGAAGAAGTCTTCAGAGTTCCGTTTAGGGGTGGCCGAGGCGGCGATGTCACGGGACGACTGCGTAGGCACCAACCGCTCCTCCTGGGTGTTCGGCTACGTCCAGCGCAAGTGGTTCGCCATGACAACCAACCAGAGGGTGCCGGTGCCTCTCGTGGGTAAGCCTGATCGCGTGGGCATCCTGTTAGACTATGAGGCCGGCCTTATAGGCCTGGTGGATATCCCGAAGGCCAAGGTGATCCACAGCATGAGGGTCACGTTCAGGGGGCCTCTCTGCCCAGCGTTTGGCTTGTGGGATGGAGAGCTGCTTACACACTCAGGTCTGGAGGAGCCTGAAGGCTTGAAGTGA